A single Pedobacter sp. PACM 27299 DNA region contains:
- a CDS encoding glycoside hydrolase family 2 — protein sequence MKIRFLAWLGMLLLFANKNFAQEQLCLAGTWNFQLDAANLGEKNKWFDQELKETIALPGTTDEAKKGTKTQGADYGILSRAYKYIGPAWYSRTITIPANWKNKEISLFLERVMWESKVWIDGRLMTIQDGLGVPHLHTLGKLSPGKHRLTIRINNDLIHNIGDKGHAYTEYTQSIWNGAVGKIQLQATASTAIEDLQVYPNAEKQQLKLLITLKNPVRMKVNYRIVDLQTNETIFNKTEGLLAKKSQSQESERREDKDQVLNLDFPIKLWDEFTPNRYRVVVKLENNEETSADFGFRSIGHSQSKVLINNAPVFMRGNLDCVHFPLTGYPSCDVKEWERIFRIYKSYGLNHVRFHSWCPPEAAFEAADKLGIYIQAEAIWIDWWMTDPPKDRPDMLTKGLPPGLGQNPSADQYTQQELERMLKAYGNHPSFTMMCIGNELGNSDFNVMAKWIEKLKLKDNRRLYAVSTARKIMPVDDYSATHNIPNVGSTYGLQGGRSDYDLEKNYSKSNIPIFAHEVGQFPVYPLWSEIDKYTGVLKARNLEVCRASAIANGLENKDAAFHQASGTLQKILYKSLIENFYRTPSSGGFQMLSMQDYQGQGEALVGWLDAFYDDKGTTDTTYFKQYNNEVVTLARIKKFVWENTETFSAGLEIANYGRGDLNTGLEWKMVAEDQQVLGQGKIPTLAVKRGEVKNFGNIELGLGKIRAATKAKLMISLPGTNFRNEWDLWIYNDSVIYNDLLNSTSNTVGRSVGKSAGIPAGNENNVSKSTKALKNYKVLETTVLDQNALEALQKGKTVLLYAANLGTAEVSRPLFFSPLFWSNVFFPGQENTTLGALINDQHPALADFPTGSFTDWQWESISKGRSFKMKDWPSNLEPIVQPISDFHLNEKLAAIFECKVGKGKLLVCGYDIDPSKQQGTKQNPVAKQLRYSLLKYMGTPAFDPQVDVDTSQLKKSFPFIKEAASGVPAEFSTALLYVKTGDKAPVLKRSTSYKMTGEEGIWEWDGKYAWYGKNMEITINPPQGVIGELYLHFEDWNNESRSAKIWMDGREFMTGTLDKKGKWIKLFVMREDTNDGKLQVKIESMAGSNAMVSEVVFVEQK from the coding sequence ATGAAAATTAGATTTTTAGCATGGTTAGGAATGCTGCTTTTATTTGCCAATAAGAACTTTGCACAAGAACAACTGTGTTTGGCAGGAACATGGAATTTTCAACTGGATGCAGCGAATCTTGGTGAAAAAAACAAATGGTTTGATCAAGAGTTGAAAGAAACAATTGCGCTTCCCGGAACCACAGATGAGGCAAAAAAAGGGACGAAAACACAAGGTGCAGATTATGGAATTCTTTCCAGAGCCTATAAATATATTGGGCCAGCATGGTATAGCAGGACAATTACGATCCCGGCAAACTGGAAAAACAAAGAGATTTCCCTATTCCTGGAAAGGGTGATGTGGGAGTCTAAAGTTTGGATTGATGGTCGGTTAATGACTATACAGGATGGTTTAGGCGTTCCTCACCTGCATACTTTGGGTAAACTCAGCCCTGGAAAACACAGGTTAACCATTCGCATCAATAATGATCTAATTCATAATATCGGGGATAAAGGCCATGCTTATACGGAATACACACAAAGTATCTGGAATGGGGCAGTAGGTAAGATACAGTTACAGGCAACTGCAAGTACGGCAATTGAAGATTTGCAAGTGTACCCTAATGCGGAAAAACAACAATTGAAACTGCTGATAACACTGAAAAATCCGGTTCGCATGAAAGTCAATTACCGCATTGTGGACTTACAGACAAATGAAACAATTTTCAATAAGACGGAGGGTTTGCTGGCAAAGAAATCGCAAAGTCAGGAATCAGAACGCAGGGAGGATAAGGATCAGGTTTTAAACCTGGATTTCCCGATTAAATTGTGGGATGAGTTTACACCGAACCGTTACCGGGTAGTGGTAAAGCTTGAAAATAATGAAGAGACCTCCGCAGATTTTGGTTTTAGAAGCATCGGACATAGCCAGTCAAAAGTACTGATCAACAACGCCCCTGTGTTTATGCGCGGTAACCTGGATTGTGTACATTTTCCATTAACCGGATATCCTTCCTGTGATGTCAAAGAATGGGAGCGGATCTTTAGAATTTACAAATCTTACGGGTTAAACCATGTACGTTTTCATTCCTGGTGTCCACCAGAAGCAGCTTTTGAAGCAGCAGACAAGTTAGGAATCTACATTCAGGCTGAAGCCATCTGGATTGATTGGTGGATGACAGACCCGCCAAAGGACAGACCGGATATGCTGACCAAAGGATTGCCTCCGGGCTTAGGGCAAAATCCTTCCGCAGATCAATACACCCAGCAGGAGCTGGAGCGCATGCTCAAAGCTTATGGAAACCACCCTTCATTTACTATGATGTGCATCGGCAATGAACTTGGAAATTCCGACTTCAACGTGATGGCCAAATGGATTGAAAAATTAAAGCTGAAAGACAATAGAAGGTTATATGCCGTATCTACCGCAAGAAAAATTATGCCGGTCGACGATTATTCTGCCACACATAATATTCCAAATGTAGGCAGTACCTACGGCTTGCAAGGTGGAAGAAGCGATTATGACCTGGAGAAAAACTATTCGAAAAGTAACATCCCCATTTTTGCACATGAAGTAGGACAATTTCCTGTCTATCCTTTATGGTCGGAGATTGATAAATATACCGGTGTTTTAAAAGCTCGAAATCTGGAGGTCTGCAGGGCATCAGCCATTGCTAACGGACTGGAAAATAAAGATGCGGCCTTTCATCAGGCTAGTGGAACGCTTCAAAAGATTTTGTATAAGAGTTTAATTGAAAATTTTTACCGTACTCCTTCCAGCGGAGGATTCCAAATGCTGAGCATGCAGGATTATCAAGGACAGGGGGAAGCTTTAGTGGGATGGCTGGATGCTTTTTATGACGATAAAGGAACCACAGATACCACCTATTTCAAACAGTATAACAATGAAGTGGTGACTTTGGCAAGAATAAAGAAGTTTGTATGGGAAAATACAGAAACTTTTAGCGCAGGATTAGAAATTGCAAATTATGGAAGAGGAGACTTGAATACTGGTTTAGAATGGAAAATGGTTGCTGAAGATCAGCAGGTATTAGGCCAAGGAAAAATTCCTACTTTAGCAGTGAAAAGAGGGGAAGTAAAAAATTTCGGAAATATAGAATTAGGATTGGGGAAAATCAGGGCAGCTACAAAAGCAAAACTAATGATCAGTTTGCCTGGCACTAATTTCCGAAATGAATGGGACCTTTGGATTTACAATGATTCAGTAATTTACAACGATTTATTAAATAGTACTTCAAATACAGTAGGAAGATCAGTTGGAAAATCGGCTGGAATACCAGCTGGAAATGAAAACAATGTTTCGAAAAGTACGAAGGCTTTAAAAAATTACAAGGTACTCGAAACCACTGTGCTGGATCAAAATGCACTAGAAGCACTACAAAAAGGTAAAACGGTATTGCTTTATGCGGCAAACTTAGGAACTGCTGAGGTATCCAGACCTTTGTTCTTCAGTCCTTTATTTTGGTCCAATGTTTTCTTCCCCGGACAGGAGAATACCACGCTTGGTGCTTTGATCAACGATCAACATCCTGCATTAGCAGATTTTCCAACAGGATCATTTACGGATTGGCAATGGGAATCCATCAGTAAAGGAAGGTCTTTCAAAATGAAAGACTGGCCGTCAAACCTGGAACCGATAGTACAGCCAATCAGTGATTTCCATCTGAATGAAAAATTGGCGGCAATCTTTGAATGTAAAGTAGGAAAAGGGAAGCTGCTGGTTTGTGGCTATGATATCGATCCCTCGAAGCAGCAGGGAACCAAACAAAATCCAGTAGCCAAACAGTTAAGGTACAGTTTGCTCAAATACATGGGGACGCCAGCATTTGATCCTCAGGTTGATGTGGATACCAGCCAATTAAAGAAAAGTTTTCCTTTCATTAAGGAGGCCGCATCGGGAGTGCCTGCGGAATTTTCAACAGCTTTACTTTATGTGAAAACTGGGGATAAGGCTCCGGTATTGAAACGAAGTACTAGTTATAAAATGACTGGCGAAGAAGGGATCTGGGAATGGGATGGAAAATATGCCTGGTATGGAAAAAACATGGAAATCACGATTAACCCACCTCAAGGTGTAATTGGGGAACTGTACCTGCATTTTGAAGATTGGAATAATGAATCCAGGTCTGCGAAAATATGGATGGATGGCAGGGAATTTATGACCGGTACACTCGACAAAAAAGGAAAATGGATCAAGCTTTTTGTGATGCGGGAAGATACCAATGACGGGAAATTGCAAGTCAAAATTGAGTCGATGGCTGGTAGTAACGCCATGGTTTCAGAAGTCGTATTTGTTGAACAGAAATAG
- a CDS encoding OmpA/MotB family protein yields MRLPIVPSLLIAVALLGQGCVSNKKFADLQSSYTQLQEKNQGVNQQLASSNTRVKSLEEQIAAQQENVKALQIALNKCLNSSSQGNTNISKLVDEINVANKYIQHLVNTKNTSDSLNLVLTTNLTRSLSREEMSDVDIKVLKGVVYISLSDQMLYKSGSYEISDQAGVTLSKIAKIIKDYQSYDVLIEGNTDNVPISQVNIRNNWDLSTLRASSVVQSLQNNYGVIPKRLTAAGRGEYNPIASNDTEAGRAKNRRTEIIITPKLDQFMELIGKAPEQAKE; encoded by the coding sequence ATGAGATTACCTATTGTACCATCCTTGTTGATCGCTGTGGCTTTATTAGGCCAGGGTTGTGTGAGTAATAAAAAATTCGCGGACCTGCAGTCTAGTTATACGCAGTTACAAGAAAAAAACCAGGGTGTGAATCAGCAGCTTGCCAGTTCAAACACTCGAGTGAAAAGTTTGGAAGAACAAATTGCTGCACAGCAGGAAAATGTAAAAGCCCTGCAAATCGCATTGAATAAATGCTTGAATTCCAGCAGCCAGGGAAATACAAATATTTCTAAACTTGTAGATGAGATCAATGTCGCCAATAAATATATTCAGCATTTAGTAAACACTAAAAATACCAGTGATTCCCTGAACCTGGTATTGACCACCAATCTGACCCGTTCATTGAGCAGGGAAGAAATGAGTGATGTCGATATTAAAGTACTAAAAGGGGTAGTTTACATCTCGCTATCGGATCAAATGTTATACAAATCAGGAAGCTATGAAATTTCTGATCAGGCAGGAGTAACCTTAAGTAAAATCGCTAAAATCATTAAAGATTACCAGAGTTATGATGTATTAATTGAAGGAAATACGGACAATGTGCCTATTTCACAAGTCAATATTCGGAACAACTGGGATTTAAGTACGTTGAGAGCTTCTTCTGTCGTTCAATCTTTACAGAACAATTACGGTGTAATTCCTAAAAGATTAACCGCTGCAGGTAGAGGGGAATATAACCCGATTGCCAGCAACGATACCGAAGCAGGAAGAGCAAAAAACAGACGTACAGAAATTATCATCACCCCTAAACTGGATCAGTTTATGGAATTGATTGGAAAAGCCCCGGAACAAGCAAAAGAATAG
- a CDS encoding VOC family protein, translating into MKNFFYPCLTIRGKISEAAEFYTQTFGGSKTGISNPYVIEIQMSGQKFLLLNEGPSSNPNPSISFMVMCENAEETEKCWNNLQDGGKVMMALDSYPWSPKYGWIQDKYGISWQLYTGTKQDSSQKFCPTLMFTGDKAGQAETALRFYTSIFPNSDIEGVLKYTEGEGDRTDFVKHAQFKLNGYVAMAMDSSAEHGFGFNDAISLVVECETQDEIDHYWNQLTAHGGSEVMCGWLTDKYGISWQIVPKIIGKLISDPERGQRVMQAVMGMKKLIIADLENA; encoded by the coding sequence ATGAAAAACTTCTTTTATCCTTGTTTAACCATCAGGGGAAAGATCAGCGAGGCCGCCGAATTTTATACCCAGACGTTTGGAGGGAGTAAAACCGGCATCTCCAATCCTTATGTAATAGAAATACAAATGAGCGGACAAAAGTTTTTGTTGCTCAATGAAGGGCCCTCCTCTAATCCAAATCCTTCCATTTCATTTATGGTGATGTGTGAAAACGCAGAAGAAACCGAAAAATGCTGGAATAATTTACAAGATGGCGGAAAGGTCATGATGGCCTTAGACAGCTATCCATGGAGTCCAAAATATGGCTGGATACAAGATAAATATGGCATTTCCTGGCAATTGTATACTGGAACAAAACAGGATTCCTCTCAAAAATTCTGTCCGACTTTAATGTTTACTGGCGATAAGGCCGGTCAGGCAGAAACTGCATTGCGTTTTTACACTTCTATATTCCCAAATTCTGACATTGAAGGGGTGTTGAAATACACAGAAGGAGAAGGCGACCGTACCGATTTTGTGAAACATGCACAGTTTAAACTGAATGGTTATGTAGCCATGGCGATGGACAGTTCCGCTGAACATGGTTTCGGTTTTAATGATGCGATCTCTTTGGTGGTTGAATGTGAAACACAAGATGAAATCGACCATTACTGGAATCAGCTCACTGCTCATGGAGGATCTGAGGTGATGTGTGGCTGGCTGACCGATAAATACGGCATCAGCTGGCAGATCGTGCCTAAAATAATCGGTAAACTGATCAGTGATCCGGAGCGTGGCCAGCGGGTAATGCAAGCCGTAATGGGCATGAAAAAGCTGATTATCGCTGATCTGGAAAATGCTTAA
- the dctA gene encoding C4-dicarboxylate transporter DctA: MMKNISRHLTFQVIIAIIFGILVGMFFPTFANTAKLISKTFINMISMLIAPIIFFTIVLGIAKMGDMKKVGRVGGKALLYFELITTVAIFIGLVTANLMRPGDGLNPVVKHPSTATAVIAPGSPAAANAAAAVAPADVSWMDFLSHIITPNIFESFAKGDILQILFFAILFGFALSKMGQAGRHTIIAFENLSQIIFNMMKFVMKLAPIGAFGGMAFTIGNYGLSTLIPMGKVMLVVYITCILFIFVVLNFICYLYKFSLWQYLKYIRQEILVVLGTSSSESVLPSMIQKMERFGCSKSVVGLVIPTGYSFNLDGTSIYLSIALIFLTQAFKIELGIAEQIAAMGILMVTSKGAAGVTGSGFIVLSSTLVSLNIMPIENVAILLGVDRFMSEARSITNLIGNGIAVVVIAKSEKEFDEEKYQLAINPATT, translated from the coding sequence ATGATGAAGAACATCTCCAGACACCTGACCTTTCAGGTGATTATTGCAATCATTTTTGGCATCCTGGTAGGGATGTTCTTCCCCACATTTGCGAATACAGCCAAACTCATCAGCAAGACATTCATCAATATGATCAGCATGCTGATCGCCCCTATTATTTTCTTCACCATTGTACTCGGCATTGCTAAAATGGGCGACATGAAAAAAGTGGGTCGCGTTGGAGGAAAAGCATTGCTTTACTTCGAATTGATTACCACAGTGGCCATTTTTATCGGCCTGGTGACTGCCAACTTAATGAGACCTGGCGATGGACTAAATCCTGTAGTTAAGCATCCAAGTACCGCTACCGCAGTGATCGCTCCCGGTAGTCCTGCTGCTGCCAATGCAGCGGCAGCCGTTGCCCCAGCCGATGTGAGTTGGATGGATTTCCTCAGCCACATCATTACCCCTAATATTTTTGAATCCTTTGCCAAAGGCGATATCCTGCAAATCCTGTTTTTTGCCATACTATTCGGCTTTGCCCTGAGCAAAATGGGCCAGGCCGGAAGACATACGATTATCGCTTTTGAAAACCTCTCCCAGATCATTTTCAACATGATGAAATTTGTGATGAAACTGGCACCCATCGGGGCTTTTGGAGGAATGGCCTTCACCATTGGCAACTATGGTCTTTCTACATTGATCCCGATGGGAAAAGTGATGCTGGTGGTTTACATCACCTGCATCCTGTTTATTTTTGTGGTGCTCAATTTCATCTGTTACCTCTATAAATTTAGTCTGTGGCAATACCTGAAATACATCCGTCAGGAGATCCTGGTGGTATTGGGTACCTCCTCTTCCGAGTCGGTATTGCCAAGTATGATCCAAAAGATGGAGCGTTTTGGCTGTTCCAAATCTGTCGTCGGATTGGTGATTCCTACCGGCTATTCTTTTAACCTGGATGGTACTTCTATCTACCTTTCCATTGCATTGATCTTCCTGACCCAGGCTTTCAAAATAGAGCTGGGCATCGCAGAGCAGATCGCAGCAATGGGAATTTTAATGGTGACTTCCAAAGGTGCTGCCGGCGTCACCGGAAGTGGTTTCATCGTACTCAGCTCTACACTGGTTTCCTTAAACATCATGCCCATAGAAAACGTGGCCATCTTACTGGGTGTAGATCGGTTTATGTCGGAAGCCAGATCGATCACCAACCTGATCGGCAATGGCATTGCCGTAGTAGTAATCGCTAAAAGTGAGAAAGAATTTGATGAAGAAAAATACCAGTTGGCCATCAATCCAGCGACTACTTAA
- a CDS encoding PIG-L family deacetylase produces the protein MKKMNSVFILSLLSVCLGMNANAQQQPPKPASGKILQDLKKLNKLGNVLYLAAHPDDENTTLIAYLANQKLYHTGYLSLTRGDGGQNLIGPEIRERLGVIRTQELLQARRTDGGHQFFTRANDFGFSKNPEEVFSIWDREKLLADVVWVIRNFKPDVIITRFPKDSRAGHGQHSASSILAEDAFVAAADPKRFPEQLKYVQPWQAKRLVWNISSWAFKDPAAFDKIASSLVKVDVGVFNPLLGKSYGEISAESRSMHKSQGFGSTGTRGSNFDYFQHTMGPAAKADLFEDINTTWTRVPNSAKVQEAITKAIATYNAANPSAVVPLLLTARAELQKLPDSFWKTQKLEELQEVIRSATGLYIEATAGNFAVVPGGKLEVQTEVINRSPIAVKITSIHFPYQKNDSTINNGLANSAGQKYKKQLIVPADLAFSQPYWLQKADTLGMFDILKQSDVGLPENTPAAEVAVNLTIGGQPFKFTVPVVYKHNDLVYGELYQPLSVSPPVFANIAENVYMFNGPEAKQVNVFLKAGKANIKGEVSLKLPEGWKVSPASVPFDIEKEKAEQTAKFMVTPPANSNIAEIQAIVNLDNKTYNKGISVINYQHIPEQVLFPVALAKAVKLDLNVKGKRIGYLPGAGDEVPRSLQQIGYDVTLLKDADINSENLEKFDAVIVGIRAYNTLDRINFYHDRLMDYVKNGGNVLIQYNTNAGLKANPGPYPMKLSTDRVTVEGAEVRVLLPEHAAFQKPNKITNADFDGWVQERGLYFPSEWAKEYEALISINDPGESPKNSSILVAKYGKGNFVYTGISWFRQLPAGVPGAYRLFTNLISLGQ, from the coding sequence ATGAAAAAGATGAACTCCGTATTTATCCTTTCTTTGCTATCGGTATGCCTTGGCATGAACGCCAATGCACAGCAGCAGCCACCAAAACCTGCCTCTGGAAAAATCCTGCAGGACTTAAAAAAGCTCAACAAATTAGGTAATGTGTTATACCTTGCCGCACATCCGGATGATGAAAACACCACCCTGATCGCCTACCTGGCCAACCAGAAATTGTACCATACCGGCTACCTGTCCCTAACCCGCGGGGATGGCGGACAGAACCTGATCGGCCCCGAAATCCGGGAACGCCTGGGCGTAATCCGTACTCAGGAATTACTGCAAGCCAGAAGAACAGATGGCGGCCACCAGTTTTTCACCAGGGCCAACGACTTCGGCTTCTCGAAAAACCCGGAAGAAGTATTCAGCATCTGGGACCGTGAAAAACTCCTTGCCGATGTGGTATGGGTGATCCGTAATTTCAAACCAGATGTGATCATCACCAGATTTCCTAAAGATTCCCGCGCAGGTCATGGTCAGCACAGCGCCTCTTCTATTTTAGCAGAAGATGCTTTTGTGGCAGCTGCCGATCCGAAACGCTTTCCTGAGCAGCTGAAATATGTACAGCCATGGCAAGCCAAACGCCTGGTATGGAACATCAGCTCCTGGGCCTTCAAAGATCCTGCTGCATTCGACAAGATTGCGTCTTCTCTCGTTAAAGTAGATGTTGGGGTATTCAACCCTTTACTCGGGAAATCTTATGGCGAGATCTCTGCGGAAAGCCGCAGCATGCACAAAAGCCAGGGATTTGGTTCCACAGGCACCCGCGGCAGCAACTTCGATTATTTCCAGCACACCATGGGGCCAGCTGCAAAAGCAGACCTTTTCGAAGACATCAACACGACCTGGACCAGGGTACCAAACAGTGCAAAAGTTCAGGAAGCCATTACCAAAGCCATTGCCACTTATAACGCCGCAAATCCATCTGCAGTAGTCCCTCTCCTATTAACTGCGAGAGCGGAACTACAGAAATTACCGGATTCTTTCTGGAAAACCCAGAAATTAGAAGAGCTTCAAGAAGTGATCCGCAGCGCCACCGGACTATACATTGAAGCCACTGCCGGTAATTTTGCAGTGGTACCTGGAGGAAAACTAGAAGTACAAACAGAAGTGATCAACAGATCTCCAATTGCCGTAAAGATCACTTCCATCCATTTCCCTTACCAGAAAAATGATTCCACTATCAATAACGGACTGGCCAATTCCGCAGGTCAGAAGTATAAAAAACAACTCATCGTTCCGGCAGATCTGGCTTTTTCTCAGCCTTACTGGCTGCAGAAAGCAGATACGCTGGGTATGTTTGACATCTTAAAACAATCAGATGTTGGCTTACCGGAAAATACTCCTGCGGCAGAAGTAGCGGTCAACCTTACTATCGGCGGACAACCCTTTAAATTTACTGTTCCTGTAGTTTATAAACACAACGACCTGGTATACGGCGAATTATACCAGCCCCTGTCGGTGAGTCCGCCGGTATTCGCCAATATTGCCGAAAACGTATACATGTTCAATGGCCCTGAAGCCAAACAAGTAAACGTGTTTCTCAAAGCTGGTAAAGCAAACATCAAAGGTGAAGTATCATTGAAACTTCCTGAAGGATGGAAGGTGAGCCCGGCATCCGTTCCTTTCGATATCGAGAAAGAAAAAGCAGAACAGACTGCAAAGTTTATGGTCACCCCACCAGCGAATTCCAATATTGCAGAAATCCAGGCCATCGTTAATCTGGACAACAAAACCTATAATAAAGGAATCAGTGTGATCAATTACCAGCACATTCCTGAGCAGGTACTGTTCCCGGTAGCCTTGGCAAAAGCAGTAAAGTTAGACCTGAATGTGAAAGGGAAACGCATTGGCTACCTGCCTGGAGCAGGTGATGAAGTACCTCGATCCCTGCAGCAGATCGGTTACGATGTGACTTTATTGAAAGATGCAGACATCAACTCAGAAAACCTGGAGAAATTTGATGCCGTAATTGTAGGAATCAGAGCTTACAATACCTTAGACCGCATTAACTTTTACCATGACCGCCTGATGGATTACGTGAAAAACGGAGGAAATGTATTGATTCAATACAATACCAATGCTGGATTAAAAGCCAATCCTGGCCCCTACCCGATGAAATTATCCACCGATAGGGTCACTGTGGAAGGAGCCGAAGTACGCGTATTACTCCCTGAGCATGCCGCTTTCCAAAAGCCTAATAAAATTACCAATGCTGATTTTGATGGCTGGGTTCAGGAACGTGGTTTATACTTCCCTAGCGAATGGGCAAAGGAATATGAAGCACTGATCTCTATTAATGATCCGGGAGAAAGTCCTAAAAACAGCAGTATTTTAGTCGCGAAATATGGAAAAGGAAACTTTGTTTATACCGGAATTTCCTGGTTCAGGCAGCTTCCTGCAGGTGTACCGGGTGCTTATCGCCTGTTCACCAACCTGATTTCTTTGGGACAATAA
- a CDS encoding RagB/SusD family nutrient uptake outer membrane protein, with protein MKKKLIYILISAGILSSCGKEFTDLNPISQRNVNAFYKTSDDMVIAVNAAYKALQMNGAYNQSYWILNEMRSDNTDGGADNTGLGADLNAIDNFNENAATAELVTSSYLDTYVGISRCNIVLSRIEEVPMDPALKNRVKGEALFLRSLFYYNLALNFGRIPLVLKEITVEEGKSYPQLPASEVYKQLVADLATAEGFLDVKYTGINVGRATKGAAATLMGKIYLTMGDKASAVAPLRRVKTYGYTLVPTYDKLWGIANKNNVESIFEVQYKGGGTNTGNAFTNAFSPLMIQSTGAYKNRPTAEMQAAYEPNDKRFAISMNPINGPLNAGRFILKYGTTTAYNEGDADYNFVVLRYADALLMLAEALGEGTEAYDLIYEVRFRAGLNRIDSSTPGTFAEKLLKERRVELAFENHRWPDLLRFGKAAEVMKAQGKTPRLLFLIPQRELDINNTYSQNPI; from the coding sequence ATGAAAAAGAAATTAATATATATCCTGATCTCTGCCGGAATACTCAGCTCTTGTGGCAAAGAGTTTACCGACCTGAACCCGATTTCTCAGCGTAACGTAAATGCCTTCTATAAAACCAGTGACGATATGGTGATCGCCGTAAACGCAGCTTATAAAGCGCTGCAGATGAACGGTGCTTACAACCAAAGTTACTGGATCCTGAACGAAATGCGTTCCGATAATACCGATGGCGGTGCCGATAATACCGGATTGGGTGCAGACCTGAATGCCATTGACAACTTCAATGAAAATGCGGCAACAGCCGAATTGGTCACCTCTTCCTACCTGGATACTTATGTAGGCATCAGCAGATGTAACATCGTATTGAGCAGAATTGAAGAAGTACCAATGGATCCAGCCTTAAAAAACAGAGTGAAAGGAGAAGCTTTATTCCTACGCTCCCTGTTTTATTATAACCTTGCCCTGAACTTCGGAAGAATCCCATTGGTACTCAAAGAAATTACCGTAGAAGAAGGTAAATCCTATCCTCAATTGCCAGCTAGCGAAGTATATAAACAGTTAGTTGCCGACCTGGCCACCGCCGAAGGTTTCTTAGATGTAAAATATACCGGCATCAATGTGGGCAGAGCAACTAAAGGAGCCGCAGCCACATTAATGGGTAAAATTTACCTGACCATGGGCGATAAAGCTTCGGCTGTTGCACCATTGAGAAGGGTTAAAACTTACGGTTACACCCTAGTTCCTACTTACGACAAGCTTTGGGGAATTGCCAATAAAAACAATGTAGAATCCATCTTTGAAGTGCAGTACAAAGGTGGTGGTACCAATACCGGAAATGCCTTTACCAATGCTTTCTCTCCCTTAATGATCCAAAGCACCGGTGCTTACAAAAACAGACCTACCGCAGAAATGCAGGCTGCTTATGAGCCGAACGACAAACGTTTTGCCATCTCTATGAACCCGATCAACGGGCCATTAAATGCAGGACGTTTTATCCTTAAATATGGCACGACTACTGCCTATAATGAAGGTGATGCGGATTATAATTTCGTGGTACTGCGTTATGCAGATGCCTTGCTGATGCTGGCAGAAGCTTTGGGAGAAGGCACCGAAGCCTACGACCTGATCTATGAAGTGAGGTTCCGTGCCGGATTGAATAGAATTGACAGCAGTACCCCAGGTACTTTCGCCGAGAAATTACTCAAAGAAAGACGAGTAGAGCTTGCTTTTGAAAACCACAGATGGCCGGATTTACTGCGTTTTGGTAAGGCTGCTGAAGTGATGAAAGCACAAGGAAAAACACCAAGATTGCTTTTCCTGATTCCTCAGCGTGAACTGGACATCAACAACACCTACAGCCAGAATCCAATCTAA